In Pseudokineococcus lusitanus, one genomic interval encodes:
- a CDS encoding IPT/TIG domain-containing protein, with protein MDSTPTTSGTTSRTGRRGSARPPAARRHLVAALVAAIVGGALVPAPAALAAPAGTGAADATALGVDLDLDVLLLSLLDVDAQALATTAPPSTTRSVADLGVLPGLGGGLARSTTATSSSTADTAGASSSTRVEGLGVDVLGLPLVRATALEAATSCPTYGTPTASSRVAGLQVLGATVDVNAPSTRVEAAVAVDGLLDAKLVATARPDARVVTPAAAGTPAAARATALRVDVQLVAKTLLGLPVASTTGSVVVTTAGCTTPVPGAPAVDALTPTSSLTTGGGRLTVTGGPFAPGATQVRVGGVAAGDVVVAADRRSLTAALPPAEAEGAVAVEVTTPGGTTSRSAALTYRAVRVVPEPARGPLAGTTRLVLRGEGVERATAVSVGGRDAGPVAVVDDGSGAGTAAVAVVVPAGTAPGDVDVVVALPGLDARTTYRYLDDGSRATVGSLAPGTTPTTGGTRVVVTGTGLADVTGVTVGGVPATDVAVAADGTSVSFTSPPSEVTGDLPVVLRLEAGELRAGDLSVTPVTVVATPAEGVLAGGDRVVVRGAGVGAATGASVGGRPVADLEVRGPDEVAVTTPRGTAPGATALVVELPGADATTTFTYVADGSASTVVSLEPSSGPSTGGTRLVVRGTGLQGATDLLVGGVPATDVAVSADGTSLTAVAPPTVSGDRAVVVTFPRGGTLDAGTFVSLRVDVELSPVDGPLAGGTSVTVTGRRGEDLSLATGVTVGGRAAAVTGRTTGTLTVTVPAGTAPGTVGVVVALPGEDATGVFTYLEDGSRGRVTGPVALDAPTAGGVGLAVRGTDLDGLVEVLVGGVPATGVRVDAAGVTAVVPSAEDAGPQPVVLRYPAGRVAAGTVTYVAPTATADPATAPAAGGTRVDLVGATLELATGVTVDGVPAVVVERSPGRLVVLAPAHLPGAAAVVVELPGADATTTLTYRADGAAAVVASTAPAAAPTTGGQVLTVRGEGLQDVTSVTAGGTVLTGLAVAADGRTITAVLPPVEAAGAAAVVLGFPAGTTLAAGTVVRTVPTVVLEPSAAALGATTQVTATGPELHRATAVRVAGTEVRVLGRSEGTLLLEVPAGAVVGATAGPVTVDVELPGADTSATFTYVEDGTAATAEPLDPDVPAGAPGATAGGQVPTSGGSTVTVTGTGLAPATGVTVDGVPATGVVVAPDGTSVTFTAPPRESAGEAVVVITFPAGTLDAGSLGYVPVTVAPEPAEGPLAGGTRLVLTGAGVTAATAVTVDGVPATGLEVVGRDAVAVLVPAAPSGRAGSVVVRVELPGADATTSFTYLPEPLRPVAEALAPATGPTAGGTPVTVVGTGLGDVTAVLVGGAPATDLVVAADGTSLTFTTPAGATGGADVVLSAPGGGTTAGVFTYSAVAVVADPPAGPLAGGTTLRLTGDGVDRATAVRLDGRDVPFVVDGGALVLEVPAGTRAGTVDVLVELPGEDAATTYTYVDDGSLTSVADLAPEAVLTTGTDRVTLTGAGLAGVVEVLVDGVRADDVRHAADGTWLSFVVPPSEEPGPARVVLVLPSGATVEAGTLELVGVDVAAVPAEGPQRGGTVVVLTGRGAGAATGATVGGTPVEVRRVDADEVRLVTPPAGLPGGVDVVLTLPGRDATARFTYLADGTGVVAGGLAPSTVPTTGGVDVRVTGTGLDLGTEVLVGGEPVRWRTDGDDLVLVAPAVDAPGARDVVLVLPSGDRVDLGDLVSVLPVVTASPLSGPTTGGTRLRLQGSGLGQATGVLVGGVPATDLRADGPDAVVVTTPPGELGGAAVLVALPGADVSTTFTYVAASAPSVTALDPARLPLAGGRVVLTGTDLVGATGVLVDGEAATGVVVAVDGTSVTFLAPAHAAGTVDVTLRLPTGTLAAGALTYVRTEVAVTASPAAGPLAGGTTLELTGAGLELATRVAVDGRATSAPVVLGPGRISVTVPPGTAPGVVDVVVTLPGGGGTTTYRYVDDGTASAVATLSPGTVLTSGGQEVRVTGTRLGGLVGVTVGGVPATGVAVADDGTSLTFRAPAQPTPGARPVVLTFPGGSRPAGDLDHVAPALVVAPGTGPLAGGTTVRLAGPGVATATSVLVDGRQAEVTARTGTDQLDVVVPAGTAPGTVEVRVRPATGPELVGGYTYTAPEQALPVVTGLAPAAGPVAGGTEVVLSGRDLAGVSVVLVGGRPAPAVRVSADGTALRLMTPAGAAPGPVTVQLRTPAGLVPVGTFTYEAPAAVAAEVTAVEPRSGDLGGGTLVTVLGSGLRGVTAVLVGDRAAEVVAVADDGGSLVLRTPPGAAVGPTSLQLQTTGGPVDAGTFTYTAAPPAPRPTVVRLDPASGPLGGGRPAVVTGSRLGGVTSVLVGGRPATDVVVGGDGSSVSFTVPAGTRPGPQPVLVRVGTTGTGAFLPAGTYTYVDDGSMADVTGPVQAVDRSHGGDRVVVRGTGLGATTAVRVGPMTVTDPEVAPDGTWVAFDAPPHEAAEELTIFLVTPDGVVEAGTFMYLAPTITSLSPAKGVLRGGQRVRITGEGLGPAVQVLFGGLAATEVVAVTPEGLSAAAVEAPSTVEAVVPAGVRPGTVDVRVVLPGLDASAPAAYTYLASTTTPTPDPDPTPDPTPTPTPTPTPTPTPTPTPTPTPAPTPAPTPDPGTGGAGGTGGTGGTGGGTGTGGGTTTPAPGTSTGTGSGSSSGSGTSGGWGTSTAPTTSASGGTSLPDRLARTGAEVAPLVGLGLLLLLPGAGLVLVGRRRRPSGGTVRRVAPAAVPPADAVGEHADRGDVPMHRSTAVPARRPGTARPARVRPLALAALVAAGALALGTGAGSASAATGAGGPVVAVAPGGSAALAAGGPAGDRVTWQLVGAPDPALLASARLDPATGTLDVAAADGVRGRTALVRHAVDRAAGTASTDVVLVDVADDAPLAGGEHLRLALDGGGTASLAVPLPDDLGTVDVTGAGDGLAAVVDGGVLHLAADGVAGRSVLTLTPVADPAAAPAEGTEEDAEDTAGEPAASTPAAAPLELVVEVAPGLGDVPAPDARGTGDGAVEVPLPAVVGGGDVEVVAPEGVDASVRGDVLVVDPHGTSGLAAVQLVPVLDGLRGLPVPVALEVRPEVTLAGDTPVPVPAGEVVRLPLALHGTDAVAVLEDDADGALAVDGDELVVTVPAGGSVEGTVGVVDRDGVRGEPVAVALAVDPAVAPEPATTPEPAAEPVPAVRSAEPPPVSRGTVRAAVVTDPVPAPPAPPAEEGVVVLGSPVPTAVPAAADPVPTAPATPAAAAPAATTTAPAAAVPLATTPVAATRPAAGLVVLDSFTVTPAATSTVTALPRTGGELVLGAALGGLVLLAGGGLVVGGRRAGRWMRTA; from the coding sequence ATGGACAGCACGCCGACGACGTCGGGCACGACCAGCAGGACCGGCCGCCGGGGGAGCGCACGACCCCCCGCGGCCCGTCGCCATCTCGTCGCCGCCCTCGTGGCCGCGATCGTCGGCGGTGCCCTCGTGCCCGCCCCCGCCGCGCTGGCCGCGCCCGCGGGCACGGGCGCCGCGGACGCGACCGCCCTCGGCGTCGACCTCGACCTCGACGTCCTCCTGCTGTCCCTCCTCGACGTCGACGCCCAGGCCCTCGCCACGACGGCGCCGCCGTCGACGACCCGCAGCGTCGCCGACCTCGGCGTGCTGCCCGGCCTCGGCGGCGGTCTCGCCCGCAGCACCACGGCGACCTCCTCCTCCACCGCCGACACCGCCGGCGCCTCCTCCTCCACGCGGGTGGAGGGCCTCGGCGTCGACGTGCTCGGCCTCCCCCTCGTGCGCGCGACCGCCCTCGAGGCGGCGACCTCCTGCCCCACGTACGGCACGCCGACCGCCTCCTCGCGCGTCGCGGGCCTCCAGGTGCTCGGCGCGACGGTCGACGTGAACGCCCCCTCGACCCGCGTCGAGGCCGCCGTCGCGGTCGACGGCCTCCTCGACGCGAAGCTCGTCGCCACGGCCCGCCCGGACGCCCGCGTCGTCACCCCGGCCGCCGCCGGCACCCCCGCCGCGGCCCGCGCCACCGCGCTGCGGGTCGACGTGCAGCTCGTCGCCAAGACCCTGCTCGGCCTCCCCGTCGCCTCGACGACCGGCAGCGTCGTCGTCACCACCGCGGGCTGCACGACGCCGGTCCCGGGCGCGCCCGCCGTCGACGCCCTCACCCCCACCTCCTCGCTCACGACCGGCGGCGGCCGTCTCACCGTCACCGGCGGCCCCTTCGCCCCCGGCGCCACGCAGGTGCGGGTCGGCGGCGTCGCCGCGGGGGACGTCGTCGTCGCGGCGGACCGCCGCAGCCTCACCGCCGCTCTGCCCCCGGCGGAGGCCGAGGGCGCCGTGGCCGTCGAGGTCACCACGCCCGGCGGCACGACCTCCCGCTCCGCGGCCCTCACGTACCGGGCCGTCCGCGTCGTCCCGGAGCCCGCGCGCGGCCCGCTCGCCGGCACCACGCGCCTCGTCCTGCGGGGCGAGGGCGTCGAGCGCGCCACCGCCGTCTCGGTGGGCGGCCGCGACGCCGGCCCCGTCGCCGTCGTCGACGACGGGTCGGGCGCGGGGACGGCGGCCGTGGCCGTCGTGGTGCCCGCGGGCACCGCCCCCGGCGACGTCGACGTCGTCGTCGCGCTGCCGGGCCTCGACGCCCGCACGACCTACCGCTACCTCGACGACGGCTCCCGCGCGACGGTCGGGAGCCTCGCCCCCGGCACGACGCCGACGACCGGCGGCACCCGCGTCGTCGTCACCGGCACCGGCCTGGCCGACGTCACCGGCGTCACCGTCGGCGGCGTGCCCGCCACGGACGTCGCCGTGGCGGCCGACGGCACGTCGGTGTCCTTCACGTCCCCGCCGTCGGAGGTGACGGGCGACCTGCCCGTCGTCCTGCGGCTCGAGGCCGGCGAGCTCCGCGCCGGCGACCTCTCCGTCACGCCCGTCACCGTCGTCGCCACGCCCGCCGAGGGCGTGCTCGCCGGCGGCGACCGGGTCGTCGTCCGCGGCGCGGGCGTGGGCGCCGCCACCGGTGCCTCCGTCGGCGGCCGCCCCGTCGCCGACCTCGAGGTCCGCGGGCCCGACGAGGTCGCCGTGACGACGCCGCGGGGCACCGCCCCCGGCGCCACCGCCCTCGTCGTCGAGCTCCCGGGCGCCGACGCCACGACGACGTTCACCTACGTCGCGGACGGCTCGGCCTCGACCGTCGTCTCGCTCGAGCCCTCCTCGGGGCCCTCCACCGGCGGCACGCGCCTCGTCGTGCGCGGCACCGGCCTGCAGGGCGCCACCGACCTCCTCGTCGGCGGCGTCCCCGCCACGGACGTCGCGGTCTCCGCCGACGGCACGAGCCTCACCGCCGTCGCCCCGCCCACCGTCTCCGGCGACCGCGCGGTCGTCGTCACGTTCCCCCGCGGCGGCACGCTCGACGCCGGCACCTTCGTCTCCCTGCGCGTCGACGTGGAGCTGTCCCCCGTGGACGGTCCCCTCGCGGGCGGCACCTCCGTCACCGTGACCGGTCGCCGCGGCGAGGACCTCTCCCTCGCGACCGGCGTCACCGTCGGCGGCCGGGCCGCCGCGGTCACCGGCCGTACCACCGGCACCCTCACCGTCACCGTGCCCGCGGGCACCGCGCCCGGGACGGTCGGCGTCGTCGTCGCCCTGCCGGGCGAGGACGCCACGGGGGTCTTCACCTACCTCGAGGACGGCTCGCGCGGCCGCGTCACCGGCCCCGTCGCCCTCGACGCGCCCACCGCGGGCGGCGTCGGGCTGGCCGTGCGCGGCACCGACCTCGACGGCCTCGTCGAGGTGCTCGTCGGCGGCGTGCCCGCCACCGGCGTCCGCGTCGACGCCGCCGGCGTGACCGCCGTCGTCCCGTCCGCCGAGGACGCCGGGCCGCAGCCCGTCGTCCTGCGCTACCCCGCCGGCCGGGTCGCCGCGGGCACCGTCACCTACGTCGCCCCGACGGCGACCGCCGACCCCGCGACCGCCCCCGCCGCCGGCGGCACCCGCGTCGACCTCGTCGGCGCGACGCTCGAGCTCGCGACGGGCGTCACCGTCGACGGCGTCCCCGCCGTCGTCGTCGAGCGCTCCCCGGGCCGTCTCGTCGTCCTCGCGCCGGCGCACCTGCCCGGTGCCGCCGCGGTCGTCGTCGAGCTCCCCGGCGCGGACGCGACGACCACGCTGACCTACCGCGCCGACGGCGCCGCCGCCGTCGTGGCCTCCACCGCCCCCGCGGCCGCCCCCACGACGGGCGGCCAGGTCCTCACCGTCCGCGGCGAGGGGCTGCAGGACGTCACGTCCGTCACCGCGGGCGGCACGGTCCTCACGGGCCTCGCCGTGGCCGCCGACGGCCGCACGATCACCGCGGTGCTGCCGCCCGTCGAGGCGGCCGGCGCCGCCGCCGTCGTCCTCGGCTTCCCCGCCGGCACGACGCTCGCCGCCGGCACCGTCGTCCGCACCGTCCCGACGGTCGTCCTCGAGCCGTCCGCCGCGGCCCTCGGGGCGACGACGCAGGTCACCGCCACCGGTCCCGAGCTGCACCGCGCCACCGCGGTGCGCGTGGCCGGCACCGAGGTGCGGGTCCTCGGCCGCTCCGAGGGCACCCTGCTCCTCGAGGTCCCCGCCGGTGCGGTCGTCGGCGCGACAGCCGGCCCGGTGACGGTCGACGTCGAGCTGCCCGGCGCCGACACCTCCGCGACCTTCACCTACGTCGAGGACGGCACGGCCGCCACGGCCGAGCCGCTCGACCCGGACGTCCCGGCCGGCGCGCCCGGCGCCACGGCGGGCGGGCAGGTGCCGACCTCCGGCGGCTCCACCGTCACCGTCACGGGCACCGGCCTCGCCCCCGCCACGGGCGTCACCGTCGACGGCGTCCCCGCCACCGGCGTCGTCGTCGCCCCCGACGGCACCTCCGTGACCTTCACGGCGCCGCCGCGCGAGAGCGCCGGCGAGGCCGTCGTCGTCATCACCTTCCCGGCGGGCACGCTCGACGCCGGCTCGCTCGGCTACGTGCCGGTCACCGTCGCGCCGGAGCCCGCCGAGGGCCCGCTCGCCGGGGGCACGCGTCTCGTCCTCACCGGCGCGGGCGTCACCGCCGCCACGGCCGTCACGGTCGACGGGGTGCCGGCCACCGGCCTCGAGGTCGTCGGCCGCGACGCCGTCGCCGTCCTCGTCCCGGCCGCCCCGTCCGGCCGCGCGGGTTCCGTCGTCGTGCGCGTCGAGCTCCCGGGCGCCGACGCGACGACGTCCTTCACCTACCTCCCCGAGCCGCTGCGCCCCGTCGCCGAGGCCCTGGCCCCCGCCACCGGCCCCACGGCCGGCGGCACCCCCGTCACCGTCGTCGGCACCGGCCTCGGCGACGTCACCGCCGTCCTCGTCGGCGGCGCCCCGGCGACCGACCTCGTCGTCGCCGCCGACGGCACGTCGCTGACCTTCACGACGCCCGCCGGCGCCACGGGCGGCGCCGACGTCGTCCTGTCCGCCCCCGGCGGCGGCACCACCGCCGGCGTCTTCACCTACAGCGCCGTCGCCGTCGTCGCGGACCCGCCCGCGGGCCCGCTGGCCGGCGGGACGACGCTGCGCCTCACCGGCGACGGCGTCGACCGGGCCACGGCCGTCCGGCTCGACGGCCGCGACGTGCCCTTCGTCGTCGACGGCGGCGCCCTCGTCCTCGAGGTGCCCGCGGGCACCCGCGCCGGCACGGTCGACGTCCTCGTCGAGCTGCCCGGCGAGGACGCGGCCACCACGTACACCTACGTCGACGACGGCTCGCTGACCTCCGTCGCCGACCTCGCGCCCGAGGCGGTGCTCACCACGGGCACCGACCGCGTGACGCTCACGGGGGCCGGCCTCGCCGGCGTCGTCGAGGTGCTCGTCGACGGCGTCCGCGCCGACGACGTGCGCCACGCGGCGGACGGGACCTGGCTGTCCTTCGTCGTCCCCCCCTCCGAGGAGCCCGGCCCGGCCCGGGTCGTCCTCGTCCTGCCGTCCGGCGCCACCGTCGAGGCGGGCACGCTCGAGCTGGTCGGCGTGGACGTCGCCGCGGTGCCCGCCGAGGGCCCGCAGCGCGGCGGCACCGTCGTCGTCCTCACGGGCCGCGGCGCCGGCGCCGCCACCGGCGCGACCGTCGGCGGCACGCCCGTCGAGGTGCGCCGCGTGGACGCCGACGAGGTCCGCCTCGTGACCCCTCCCGCGGGGCTGCCCGGTGGCGTCGACGTCGTGCTCACGCTGCCCGGCCGCGACGCGACCGCCCGCTTCACCTACCTCGCCGACGGCACCGGTGTCGTCGCCGGCGGCCTCGCGCCGTCGACGGTCCCCACGACCGGCGGCGTCGACGTCCGGGTCACCGGCACCGGCCTCGACCTCGGCACCGAGGTCCTCGTCGGCGGCGAGCCCGTCCGGTGGCGTACCGACGGCGACGACCTCGTGCTCGTGGCCCCCGCCGTGGACGCCCCCGGCGCCCGCGACGTCGTGCTCGTCCTCCCCAGCGGCGACCGCGTCGACCTCGGCGACCTCGTCTCGGTCCTCCCCGTCGTCACCGCGAGCCCGCTCAGCGGCCCGACGACCGGCGGCACCCGCCTGCGCCTGCAGGGCTCCGGCCTCGGGCAGGCCACCGGCGTCCTCGTCGGCGGCGTCCCCGCCACCGACCTGCGCGCCGACGGCCCCGACGCCGTCGTCGTGACGACGCCCCCCGGCGAGCTGGGCGGCGCCGCGGTCCTCGTGGCCCTGCCCGGCGCGGACGTCTCGACGACCTTCACCTACGTCGCCGCGAGCGCCCCGTCCGTGACCGCGCTCGACCCCGCCCGGCTCCCGCTGGCCGGCGGCCGCGTGGTCCTCACCGGCACCGACCTCGTCGGCGCCACCGGCGTCCTCGTCGACGGCGAGGCGGCCACCGGGGTGGTCGTGGCCGTCGACGGCACGTCCGTCACCTTCCTCGCCCCGGCGCACGCCGCCGGCACGGTCGACGTCACGCTGCGGCTGCCCACGGGCACGCTCGCGGCGGGCGCCCTCACCTACGTGCGCACCGAGGTCGCCGTCACGGCGTCCCCGGCCGCGGGCCCGCTGGCCGGCGGCACGACGCTCGAGCTCACCGGGGCGGGTCTCGAGCTCGCCACCCGGGTCGCCGTCGACGGGCGCGCCACGTCGGCGCCGGTCGTCCTCGGCCCGGGCCGGATCTCGGTCACGGTGCCCCCGGGCACCGCGCCGGGCGTCGTCGACGTCGTCGTCACCCTCCCGGGCGGCGGCGGCACGACGACCTACCGCTACGTCGACGACGGCACCGCGTCCGCCGTCGCCACGCTCTCGCCGGGCACCGTGCTCACGAGCGGCGGCCAGGAGGTCCGCGTGACGGGCACCCGTCTCGGCGGCCTCGTCGGCGTGACCGTCGGCGGCGTGCCCGCCACGGGCGTCGCGGTCGCCGACGACGGGACGTCCCTGACGTTCCGCGCCCCGGCGCAGCCGACGCCGGGCGCCCGACCCGTCGTCCTGACCTTCCCCGGCGGCAGCCGCCCCGCGGGCGACCTCGACCACGTCGCGCCGGCCCTCGTCGTCGCGCCGGGCACGGGCCCGCTCGCGGGCGGGACCACCGTCCGCCTCGCCGGCCCCGGCGTCGCGACGGCCACGTCCGTCCTCGTCGACGGCCGCCAGGCCGAGGTGACCGCCCGCACCGGCACCGACCAGCTCGACGTCGTCGTGCCCGCGGGGACGGCGCCCGGCACGGTCGAGGTGCGGGTCCGCCCCGCCACCGGGCCGGAGCTCGTCGGCGGCTACACCTACACGGCCCCGGAGCAGGCGCTCCCCGTCGTCACCGGGCTCGCGCCCGCCGCCGGCCCCGTGGCCGGGGGCACCGAGGTCGTCCTCAGCGGCCGCGACCTCGCGGGGGTCAGCGTCGTCCTCGTCGGCGGCCGACCCGCCCCCGCGGTGCGGGTCTCCGCCGACGGCACGGCGCTGCGGCTCATGACGCCCGCGGGCGCCGCGCCGGGGCCCGTGACCGTCCAGCTGCGCACGCCCGCGGGGCTCGTCCCCGTCGGCACCTTCACGTACGAGGCGCCGGCGGCCGTGGCCGCCGAGGTCACGGCCGTGGAGCCGCGCTCCGGCGACCTCGGCGGCGGCACCCTCGTCACCGTCCTCGGCTCCGGCCTGCGCGGCGTCACCGCCGTGCTCGTCGGCGACCGGGCGGCCGAGGTCGTCGCCGTGGCCGACGACGGCGGCTCGCTCGTCCTCCGCACGCCCCCGGGCGCGGCGGTGGGCCCGACGTCGCTGCAGCTGCAGACGACGGGCGGCCCCGTGGACGCCGGCACCTTCACCTACACGGCGGCGCCCCCGGCGCCCCGCCCGACCGTCGTGCGCCTCGACCCGGCGTCCGGCCCCCTCGGCGGCGGCCGCCCTGCCGTCGTCACCGGCTCGCGCCTCGGCGGCGTGACCTCGGTCCTCGTCGGCGGCCGCCCGGCCACCGACGTGGTCGTCGGCGGCGACGGCTCCTCGGTGTCCTTCACGGTGCCCGCGGGCACGAGGCCCGGGCCGCAGCCCGTCCTCGTGCGGGTCGGGACGACCGGCACCGGCGCGTTCCTGCCCGCCGGCACGTACACCTACGTCGACGACGGCTCGATGGCCGACGTCACCGGGCCCGTGCAGGCGGTGGACCGCTCGCACGGCGGCGACCGCGTGGTCGTCCGCGGCACCGGGCTCGGCGCCACCACGGCCGTCCGCGTCGGTCCCATGACGGTCACCGACCCCGAGGTCGCCCCCGACGGCACCTGGGTCGCCTTCGACGCCCCGCCGCACGAGGCGGCGGAGGAGCTGACGATCTTCCTCGTGACGCCGGACGGCGTCGTCGAGGCCGGCACCTTCATGTACCTGGCGCCGACCATCACCTCGCTCTCCCCGGCGAAGGGCGTGCTGCGCGGCGGTCAGCGGGTGCGCATCACCGGCGAGGGCCTCGGCCCGGCCGTGCAGGTCCTCTTCGGCGGCCTTGCCGCCACGGAGGTCGTCGCGGTGACGCCGGAGGGCCTGTCCGCCGCCGCCGTCGAGGCGCCCTCGACGGTGGAGGCCGTCGTCCCCGCCGGCGTCCGGCCCGGGACGGTCGACGTCCGCGTCGTCCTGCCCGGCCTCGACGCCTCGGCGCCCGCGGCCTACACCTACCTCGCGTCGACCACGACGCCGACGCCGGACCCGGACCCCACGCCGGACCCGACGCCGACGCCGACCCCCACCCCGACCCCGACGCCGACCCCCACGCCGACCCCGACCCCCACGCCGGCGCCCACGCCGGCGCCCACGCCGGACCCGGGCACGGGCGGCGCGGGCGGCACGGGCGGCACGGGCGGCACCGGCGGCGGCACCGGGACGGGCGGCGGCACCACGACCCCGGCCCCCGGTACCTCCACGGGCACCGGGTCGGGCAGCTCCAGCGGCTCCGGCACCTCCGGAGGGTGGGGCACCTCGACGGCGCCGACGACGTCGGCCTCCGGCGGCACCTCGCTCCCGGACCGGCTGGCCCGGACCGGCGCGGAGGTCGCGCCCCTCGTGGGGCTCGGGCTCCTGCTCCTCCTGCCGGGCGCCGGCCTCGTCCTCGTCGGGCGCCGGCGGCGCCCGTCCGGGGGGACCGTGCGCCGGGTCGCTCCAGCGGCCGTCCCGCCTGCCGATGCGGTCGGGGAGCACGCCGACCGAGGAGACGTCCCCATGCACCGCAGCACCGCCGTCCCCGCGCGCCGTCCGGGCACCGCCCGGCCCGCCCGGGTGCGACCGCTCGCCCTCGCGGCGCTCGTCGCCGCCGGCGCGCTGGCGCTGGGCACCGGGGCCGGCAGCGCCTCGGCCGCGACCGGCGCCGGGGGACCCGTCGTGGCCGTCGCGCCGGGCGGGTCCGCCGCCCTCGCGGCCGGCGGGCCGGCGGGCGATCGGGTCACCTGGCAGCTCGTCGGGGCGCCCGACCCGGCGCTCCTCGCGTCGGCCCGGCTCGACCCGGCGACGGGGACGCTCGACGTCGCCGCCGCCGACGGGGTCCGCGGCCGGACCGCCCTCGTGCGGCACGCCGTCGACCGCGCGGCCGGCACGGCGTCCACGGACGTCGTCCTCGTCGACGTCGCCGACGACGCGCCCCTGGCCGGGGGGGAGCACCTGCGGCTCGCCCTCGACGGCGGCGGCACCGCCTCCCTCGCGGTGCCGCTGCCCGACGACCTCGGCACCGTGGACGTCACCGGCGCCGGCGACGGCCTCGCGGCGGTCGTCGACGGGGGAGTCCTCCACCTCGCCGCGGACGGCGTCGCCGGCCGCTCCGTCCTCACGCTGACGCCCGTCGCCGACCCGGCGGCCGCGCCCGCCGAGGGCACGGAGGAGGACGCCGAGGACACCGCCGGGGAGCCCGCGGCGTCGACCCCCGCGGCCGCCCCGCTGGAGCTCGTCGTCGAGGTCGCGCCCGGGCTGGGCGACGTCCCCGCCCCGGACGCCCGCGGCACGGGCGACGGTGCCGTCGAGGTGCCGCTGCCCGCGGTCGTCGGCGGCGGCGACGTGGAGGTCGTGGCGCCCGAGGGCGTGGACGCCTCCGTCCGCGGCGACGTCCTCGTCGTCGACCCCCACGGCACCAGCGGCCTCGCCGCGGTCCAGCTCGTTCCCGTCCTGGACGGCCTCCGCGGGCTGCCCGTGCCCGTGGCCCTCGAGGTCCGCCCCGAGGTGACCCTGGCCGGCGACACCCCGGTGCCCGTCCCCGCCGGGGAGGTCGTGCGGCTGCCGCTGGCGCTGCACGGCACCGACGCCGTGGCCGTCCTCGAGGACGACGCCGACGGTGCGCTCGCCGTCGACGGCGACGAGCTCGTCGTCACCGTCCCGGCCGGCGGGTCCGTCGAGGGGACCGTGGGCGTCGTCGACCGCGACGGCGTCCGCGGCGAGCCGGTGGCGGTCGCGCTCGCGGTCGACCCGGCCGTCGCGCCGGAGCCCGCCACGACGCCGGAGCCGGCCGCCGAGCCGGTCCCGGCCGTGAGGTCCGCCGAGCCGCCCCCCGTCTCGCGCGGCACGGTGCGCGCCGCGGTGGTCACCGACCCCGTGCCCGCGCCGCCCGCCCCGCCAGCCGAGGAGGGCGTCGTCGTCCTCGGCTCACCCGTCCCCACCGCCGTCCCGGCCGCCGCGGACCCGGTGCCGACCGCGCCCGCCACCCCCGCGGCGGCGGCCCCGGCGGCCACGACGACGGCCCCCGCCGCCGCGGTGCCGCTCGCGACGACGCCCGTGGCCGCCACCCGGCCCGCCGCCGGCCTCGTCGTCCTCGACTCCTTCACCGTCACGCCCGCGGCGACGTCCACCGTCACGGCCCTGCCGCGCACGGGCGGCGAGCTGGTCCTCGGCGCCGCGCTGGGCGGCCTCGTCCTCCTCGCGGGCGGCGGCCTCGTCGTCGGCGGGCGTCGTGCCGGCCGCTGGATGCGCACGGCCTGA
- a CDS encoding DinB family protein produces the protein MPVFVDPRPDERGQLLAFLAGQCASLRATIAGLDAAQLRARPTGSAMQLGALVKHVALDERRWVVAAVGGRPEGLWPVEDPRAEWTLEEGDDVASLGALLDAVGEETERVVAAVEDLGAPCPMPGVGHWSVRWVLLHLLEENARHCGHADLLREQLDGATAAQLGS, from the coding sequence GTGCCGGTCTTCGTCGACCCCCGTCCCGACGAGCGGGGCCAGCTCCTGGCCTTCCTCGCAGGCCAGTGCGCGAGCCTGCGGGCCACGATCGCCGGCCTCGACGCCGCGCAGCTGCGTGCCCGGCCGACGGGCAGCGCGATGCAGCTCGGGGCGCTCGTCAAGCACGTGGCCCTCGACGAGCGGCGCTGGGTCGTCGCCGCGGTGGGCGGCCGGCCCGAGGGGCTCTGGCCCGTCGAGGACCCGCGGGCCGAGTGGACGCTGGAGGAGGGCGACGACGTCGCCTCCCTCGGCGCGCTCCTCGACGCGGTGGGCGAGGAGACCGAGCGGGTCGTCGCGGCGGTCGAGGACCTCGGCGCGCCGTGTCCCATGCCCGGGGTCGGCCACTGGTCGGTGCGCTGGGTGCTCCTCCACCTGCTCGAGGAGAACGCCCGGCACTGCGGGCACGCCGACCTCCTGCGCGAGCAGCTCGACGGGGCGACCGCGGCGCAGCTCGGGAGCTGA